One window from the genome of bacterium encodes:
- a CDS encoding tetratricopeptide repeat protein — translation MTLRLTILLTLLVALTVPAQADQFARRNNTGNKLLAKGQIDSAIAEYRAARVERPDQPGVAYNLGSAYHQKGIFDTAQMELQNAIAHVDPTLKPNAYYNLGNTFYRMQEYESAIEAYKQALLANPSDLDAKHNLEMALRQMNQQDSSSQKQEQKQDQQQQDSTGQQQQNQQQQNQDSTQNQQQQQQNQDGNQDQQQQQQQPDQPQEGQPREQRQPKPVQGMTKADAERLLDALKNNELALQKKRAQRTTGEKVAKDW, via the coding sequence ATGACGCTACGACTGACCATACTCCTCACTCTCCTCGTTGCCCTGACCGTCCCGGCGCAGGCCGACCAGTTTGCCCGGCGCAACAACACCGGCAACAAACTGCTGGCGAAAGGGCAGATCGACTCGGCCATTGCCGAGTACCGCGCCGCCCGTGTCGAACGGCCCGACCAGCCCGGCGTGGCCTACAATCTCGGCTCCGCCTACCATCAGAAAGGCATCTTTGACACCGCGCAGATGGAACTGCAAAACGCCATCGCGCATGTCGACCCGACGCTGAAGCCGAACGCCTACTACAACCTCGGCAACACATTCTACCGCATGCAGGAATACGAATCGGCCATCGAGGCCTACAAGCAGGCGCTGTTGGCCAATCCCTCCGACCTCGATGCCAAGCACAATCTCGAGATGGCCCTGCGTCAGATGAACCAGCAGGATTCCTCCAGCCAGAAGCAGGAGCAAAAGCAGGACCAGCAACAACAGGACTCGACCGGCCAACAGCAGCAAAACCAGCAACAGCAGAACCAGGACTCCACCCAGAATCAGCAGCAGCAACAGCAAAACCAGGACGGCAATCAGGACCAACAGCAGCAACAACAGCAGCCCGACCAGCCGCAGGAAGGACAGCCGCGTGAGCAACGACAGCCCAAGCCGGTGCAGGGCATGACCAAGGCCGATGCCGAACGCCTCCTCGACGCGCTCAAGAACAATGAACTGGCGCTGCAGAAGAAACGCGCGCAACGTACCACCGGCGAGAAGGTCGCCAAGGACTGGTAA